A single genomic interval of Streptomyces sp. NBC_00663 harbors:
- a CDS encoding DUF4240 domain-containing protein has translation MDTKEFWHLINKARFATTDEVPFHEALATLLAARPKQQILEYQDHFDTLHDALYRWDVWAAAYLIGGGCSDDSFMDFRAGLIAEGRHWYERAAAAPDSLAEHPDVIAAAADFEDRALFNEDANYCASEAYERITGDGEIFWADWKQYEADHPPADSPTDPLGEDFDFDDEEEMRRRLPGLAALFLSEGT, from the coding sequence GTGGACACGAAAGAGTTCTGGCACCTCATCAACAAGGCCCGCTTCGCCACCACGGACGAAGTCCCCTTCCACGAGGCACTGGCCACCCTCCTGGCAGCCCGCCCCAAGCAACAGATCCTGGAGTACCAGGACCACTTCGACACCCTCCACGACGCCCTCTACCGCTGGGACGTCTGGGCCGCCGCCTACCTCATCGGCGGGGGCTGCTCCGACGACAGCTTCATGGACTTCCGCGCGGGTCTGATAGCCGAGGGCCGCCACTGGTACGAACGCGCGGCAGCCGCCCCCGACAGCCTCGCCGAGCACCCCGACGTCATCGCGGCAGCCGCCGACTTCGAGGACCGTGCCCTCTTCAACGAGGACGCCAACTACTGCGCCTCCGAGGCCTACGAACGGATCACCGGGGACGGCGAGATCTTCTGGGCCGACTGGAAGCAGTACGAGGCCGACCATCCGCCAGCCGACTCCCCCACCGACCCACTGGGCGAGGACTTCGACTTCGACGACGAGGAAGAGATGCGTCGGCGGCTGCCTGGGCTGGCGGCACTGTTCCTCTCGGAGGGGACCTGA
- a CDS encoding 4-coumarate--CoA ligase family protein — MFRSEYADVPTVELPIHEAVLGRAAEFGDTPALIDGTDGTTLTYAQLDAFHRRVAAGLTEAGVSKGDVLALHSPNTIAFPTAFYAATRAGASVTTVHPLATAEEFAKQLTDSAARWIVTVSPLLGTARRAAELSGGVEEIFVCDSAPGHRSLLDMLGTTAPEPQVDIDPVEDVAALPYSSGTTGVAKGVMLTHSQIATNLAQLEPLMPAKPGDRILAVLPFFHIYGLTALMNAPLRQGATVVVLPRFDLETYLAAIQKHRITDLFVAPPIVLALAKHPLVAQYDLSTLRHIVSAAAPLDAQLAAACSRRLNLPPVGQAYGMTELSPGTHVVPLDAMREAPAGTVGKLIAGTEMRIVSLDDPGKDLGVREAGEILVRGPQVMKGYLGRPDATAAMIDPDGWLHTGDVGHVDADGWLFIVDRVKELIKYKGFQVAPAELEALLLTHPGIADAAVIGVYNDEGNEVPHAYVVRQPTAADLSEGEVMMYVAERVAPYKRVRHVTFIDDVPRAASGKILRRRLRERA; from the coding sequence ATGTTCCGCAGCGAGTACGCAGACGTCCCGACCGTCGAACTCCCCATCCACGAGGCCGTACTGGGCCGCGCCGCCGAGTTCGGCGACACACCCGCCCTGATCGACGGCACCGACGGCACCACCCTCACGTACGCCCAACTGGACGCCTTCCACCGCCGCGTGGCCGCAGGCCTGACCGAGGCGGGGGTAAGCAAGGGGGACGTGCTCGCCCTGCACAGCCCGAACACGATCGCCTTCCCCACCGCCTTCTACGCGGCCACGCGCGCGGGGGCCTCCGTCACCACCGTGCACCCGCTGGCCACGGCGGAGGAGTTCGCCAAGCAGCTCACCGACTCGGCGGCCCGCTGGATCGTCACCGTCTCACCGCTCCTCGGCACGGCCCGCAGGGCGGCCGAACTCTCCGGCGGCGTCGAGGAGATCTTCGTCTGCGACAGCGCCCCCGGACACCGCTCCCTCCTCGACATGCTCGGCACCACAGCCCCCGAGCCACAGGTCGACATCGACCCGGTCGAGGACGTGGCCGCGCTGCCCTACTCCTCCGGCACCACCGGCGTCGCCAAGGGCGTGATGCTCACGCACTCCCAGATCGCCACCAACCTCGCCCAGCTGGAACCGCTGATGCCGGCGAAACCCGGCGACCGCATCCTCGCCGTACTGCCCTTCTTCCACATCTACGGCCTGACCGCCCTGATGAACGCGCCCCTGCGGCAAGGCGCCACCGTCGTCGTACTGCCCCGCTTCGACCTGGAGACCTACCTCGCGGCCATCCAGAAGCACCGCATCACCGACCTGTTCGTGGCCCCGCCGATCGTCCTCGCCCTCGCCAAGCACCCCCTGGTCGCGCAGTACGACCTGTCGACCCTGCGGCACATCGTCAGCGCCGCCGCCCCCCTCGATGCCCAGCTCGCCGCCGCCTGCTCACGGCGCCTGAACCTGCCGCCCGTCGGCCAGGCGTACGGCATGACCGAACTGTCGCCCGGAACCCATGTCGTCCCCCTGGACGCCATGCGCGAAGCCCCTGCCGGCACCGTCGGCAAGCTCATCGCCGGCACCGAGATGCGCATCGTCTCCCTCGACGACCCCGGCAAGGACCTCGGCGTCCGCGAGGCCGGCGAGATCCTCGTCCGCGGCCCCCAGGTCATGAAGGGTTACCTCGGCCGCCCCGACGCCACCGCCGCGATGATCGACCCCGACGGCTGGCTGCACACCGGCGACGTCGGCCATGTCGACGCCGACGGCTGGCTGTTCATCGTCGACCGGGTCAAGGAACTCATCAAGTACAAGGGCTTCCAGGTCGCACCCGCCGAACTCGAAGCCCTGCTCCTCACCCACCCCGGCATCGCCGACGCCGCCGTCATCGGCGTCTACAACGACGAGGGCAACGAGGTCCCGCACGCCTACGTCGTCCGCCAGCCCACCGCCGCCGACCTCTCCGAAGGAGAGGTCATGATGTACGTTGCCGAACGCGTCGCCCCCTACAAACGCGTCCGCCACGTCACCTTCATCGACGACGTCCCAAGGGCCGCCTCCGGCAAGATCCTGCGCCGCCGGCTGAGGGAGCGCGCATGA
- a CDS encoding citrate synthase 2 produces MSDFVPGLEGVVAFETEIAEPDKEGGALRYRGVDIEDLVGHVSFGNVWGLLVDGAFRPGLPPAEPFPIPVHSGDIRVDVQSALAMLAPVWGLKPLLDIDEAQARDDLARAAVMALSYVAQSARGQGTPMVPQREIDKAQSVVERFMIRWRGEPDPKHVAAVDAYWTSAAEHGMNASTFTARVIASTGADVAAALSGAVGAMSGPLHGGAPSRVLHMIEEIERTGDAEAYVKHALDKGERLMGFGHRVYRAEDPRARVLRRTARELGAPRFEVAEALEKAALAELHARRPDRVLATNVEFWAAIVLDFAEVPAHMFTSMFTCARTAGWSAHILEQKRTGRLVRPSARYVGPGVRSPQEIEGYGDISAH; encoded by the coding sequence ATGTCCGACTTCGTACCTGGCCTCGAAGGAGTCGTCGCGTTCGAGACGGAGATCGCCGAACCGGACAAGGAGGGCGGCGCACTCCGCTACCGGGGCGTCGACATCGAGGACCTCGTCGGCCACGTCTCGTTCGGCAACGTCTGGGGCCTGCTCGTCGACGGCGCCTTCCGCCCCGGCCTGCCGCCCGCGGAACCCTTCCCGATCCCCGTCCACTCCGGCGACATCCGCGTCGACGTCCAGTCGGCCCTCGCCATGCTCGCCCCCGTCTGGGGCCTCAAACCCCTCCTCGACATCGACGAGGCCCAGGCCCGCGACGACCTCGCCCGCGCCGCCGTCATGGCCCTGTCCTACGTCGCCCAGTCCGCCCGCGGCCAGGGCACCCCCATGGTCCCGCAGCGCGAGATCGACAAGGCCCAGTCCGTCGTCGAACGCTTCATGATCCGCTGGCGCGGCGAACCCGACCCCAAGCACGTCGCGGCGGTCGACGCGTACTGGACCTCTGCCGCCGAGCACGGCATGAACGCGTCCACCTTCACGGCGCGCGTCATCGCCTCGACCGGCGCGGACGTGGCGGCGGCCCTGTCGGGTGCGGTGGGCGCCATGTCGGGCCCGCTGCACGGCGGCGCCCCCTCGCGCGTGCTCCACATGATCGAGGAGATCGAACGCACCGGCGACGCCGAGGCGTACGTCAAGCATGCCCTCGACAAGGGCGAACGCCTGATGGGCTTCGGCCACCGTGTGTACCGCGCCGAGGACCCCCGCGCGCGCGTGCTCCGCCGCACCGCCCGCGAACTGGGCGCCCCGCGCTTCGAAGTCGCCGAGGCGCTGGAGAAGGCGGCCCTAGCGGAACTCCACGCCCGCCGCCCGGACCGCGTCCTGGCCACGAACGTGGAGTTCTGGGCGGCGATCGTCCTCGACTTCGCGGAGGTCCCGGCGCACATGTTCACGTCGATGTTCACGTGCGCGCGTACGGCGGGGTGGTCGGCGCACATTCTTGAGCAGAAGCGGACGGGGCGGCTGGTGCGGCCCTCTGCCCGCTACGTGGGGCCGGGGGTCCGGAGCCCGCAGGAGATCGAGGGCTACGGGGACATTTCCGCCCACTGA
- the pdxH gene encoding pyridoxamine 5'-phosphate oxidase: MTDADAVSRGAETAPDPASMRKQYRAEGLSEGELAATPVAQFARWFKQAATEAHLFEPNAMVVSTADADGRPSARTVLLKQFDERGFVFYTNYDSRKARDLAENPYVSLLFPWHPMARQVVVTGVARRTGRDETAAYFRTRPHGSQLGAWASEQSSVIGTRADLEASYAELAARYPEGEQVPVPPHWGGFRVAPQTVEFWQGRENRLHDRLRYVAEADGSWRVERLSP, from the coding sequence GTGACCGACGCAGACGCCGTCTCCCGAGGAGCCGAGACCGCTCCCGACCCCGCCTCGATGCGTAAGCAGTACCGGGCCGAGGGGCTCTCCGAGGGCGAGCTGGCCGCCACTCCGGTGGCGCAGTTCGCGCGCTGGTTCAAGCAGGCCGCGACGGAGGCCCATCTGTTCGAGCCGAACGCGATGGTGGTGTCGACGGCGGACGCGGACGGGCGGCCGAGTGCGCGGACGGTGCTGCTGAAGCAGTTCGACGAGCGGGGGTTCGTCTTCTATACGAACTACGACTCCCGCAAGGCGCGTGACCTCGCCGAGAACCCGTACGTCTCGCTGCTCTTCCCGTGGCATCCGATGGCCCGCCAGGTCGTCGTCACCGGCGTCGCGCGTCGCACCGGCCGGGACGAGACCGCCGCGTACTTCCGTACCCGGCCGCACGGTTCGCAGTTGGGCGCGTGGGCGAGCGAGCAGTCGTCGGTGATCGGGACGCGGGCCGATCTGGAGGCGTCGTACGCCGAGTTGGCGGCGCGTTATCCGGAGGGCGAGCAGGTGCCGGTGCCGCCGCACTGGGGTGGTTTCCGGGTGGCTCCGCAGACGGTGGAGTTCTGGCAGGGGCGGGAGAACCGGCTGCACGACCGGCTGCGGTACGTGGCGGAGGCGGACGGGAGCTGGCGGGTGGAGCGGCTCAGTCCCTGA
- a CDS encoding acyl-CoA dehydrogenase family protein has product MPPTIESEEHKALRTAVAALGKRHGRTFDREALWSEAAKLGYLGVNLPEQYGGGGGGISELSIVLEELGAAGCPLLMMVVSPAICGTVIARFGTEAQKQEWLPALADGTRTMAFGITEPDAGSNSHRITTTARRDPESGDWLLTGRKVFISGVDIADATLIVGRTEDTGTGRLKPCLFIVPRDAEGFHRRQIDMELQAAEKQFELTLDDVRLPADALVGDEDAGLLQLFAGLNPERIMTAAFAIGMGRYALAQAITYARDRTVWNTPIGAHQAIAHPLAQAHIDLELARLMMQKAAHLYDAGDDVGAGEAANMAKYAAGEACVRAVDQAVHTLGGNGLTREFGLASLITAARVARIAPVSREMILNYVSHQTLGLPKSY; this is encoded by the coding sequence ATGCCACCCACGATCGAATCCGAAGAACACAAAGCCCTCCGAACAGCTGTCGCCGCCCTCGGCAAACGCCACGGCCGCACCTTCGACCGAGAAGCCCTCTGGTCCGAGGCGGCCAAACTCGGCTACCTCGGCGTCAACCTCCCGGAACAGTACGGAGGCGGAGGCGGCGGCATCTCCGAACTGTCCATCGTCCTCGAAGAGCTGGGCGCCGCAGGCTGCCCCCTGCTGATGATGGTCGTGTCCCCCGCCATCTGCGGCACCGTCATCGCCCGCTTCGGCACCGAAGCCCAGAAGCAGGAATGGCTCCCCGCTCTCGCCGACGGCACCCGCACCATGGCCTTCGGCATCACCGAACCCGACGCCGGCTCCAACTCCCACCGCATCACCACCACGGCCCGCCGCGACCCGGAATCAGGAGACTGGCTGCTCACCGGCCGCAAGGTCTTCATCTCCGGCGTCGACATCGCCGACGCCACCCTCATCGTCGGCCGCACCGAAGACACCGGCACAGGCCGGCTCAAGCCCTGCCTGTTCATCGTCCCCAGGGACGCCGAAGGGTTCCACCGCCGTCAGATCGACATGGAACTCCAGGCCGCGGAGAAGCAGTTCGAGCTGACGCTCGACGACGTACGGCTCCCCGCGGACGCGCTCGTCGGCGACGAGGACGCCGGCCTCCTCCAGCTCTTCGCCGGCCTCAACCCCGAGCGCATCATGACGGCCGCGTTCGCGATCGGCATGGGCCGCTACGCGCTCGCTCAGGCGATCACCTACGCCCGCGACCGCACCGTGTGGAACACCCCCATCGGCGCCCACCAGGCCATCGCCCACCCCCTCGCGCAGGCGCACATCGACCTGGAGCTGGCCCGGCTGATGATGCAGAAGGCGGCCCATCTCTACGACGCCGGGGACGACGTCGGCGCGGGCGAGGCGGCGAACATGGCCAAGTACGCGGCGGGCGAGGCCTGCGTCAGGGCGGTCGACCAGGCCGTGCACACCCTCGGCGGCAACGGCCTCACGCGCGAGTTCGGGCTCGCCTCGTTGATAACGGCCGCACGCGTGGCTCGTATTGCTCCGGTGAGCCGGGAGATGATTCTCAACTACGTCTCCCACCAGACCCTGGGCCTGCCCAAGTCGTACTGA
- a CDS encoding isopenicillin N synthase family dioxygenase yields MTYVSTNPSNPSYQQLPIIDLSAADRGPQARALLHAQLHSAAHDVGFFQLVGHGVPEEETHALLSAMRKFFALPESERLALDNVHSPHFRGYTRTGDERTGGSRDWRDQLDIGAERPARIPGAGEPAYWWLEGPNQWPDSLPELRTASLAWVERLSSVAERLLHELLASIGAPADFYDPIFGTRAHPHLKLVRYPGSAGDGADQGVGAHKDYGFLTLLLQDQVGGLQVQREDGLFHDVPPLEGAFVVNLGELLEVATNGYLVATNHRVVSPPGATERFSVPFFYNPRLDARVEPLPFPHASTAPGVTDDPSNPLFAEYGYNELKGKLRAHPLVAERHHGDLLTPA; encoded by the coding sequence ATGACCTACGTGTCGACGAATCCGTCGAATCCGTCGTACCAGCAGCTCCCGATCATCGATCTGTCGGCCGCCGATCGCGGTCCCCAGGCCCGTGCGCTGCTGCATGCCCAGTTGCACAGTGCCGCCCATGACGTGGGGTTCTTCCAGCTCGTCGGGCATGGGGTCCCGGAAGAGGAGACTCACGCCCTCCTCTCCGCCATGCGGAAGTTCTTCGCTCTTCCCGAGAGTGAGCGGCTCGCCCTCGACAACGTGCACTCGCCCCACTTCCGGGGGTACACCCGCACCGGTGACGAGCGCACCGGGGGCAGTCGGGACTGGCGGGATCAGCTCGACATCGGGGCCGAGCGGCCCGCGCGGATACCCGGGGCCGGTGAGCCGGCGTACTGGTGGCTGGAGGGGCCCAATCAGTGGCCCGACTCCCTGCCCGAGCTGCGTACCGCCTCCCTCGCCTGGGTCGAGCGGCTCAGCTCCGTCGCCGAGCGGCTGCTGCACGAGCTGCTCGCCTCCATCGGGGCGCCCGCGGACTTCTACGACCCGATCTTCGGCACGCGCGCCCATCCGCATCTCAAGCTCGTGCGGTATCCGGGGAGTGCCGGTGACGGGGCCGATCAGGGGGTCGGCGCCCACAAGGACTACGGGTTCCTCACCCTGCTCCTTCAGGACCAGGTCGGCGGGCTCCAGGTGCAGCGTGAGGACGGGCTCTTCCATGACGTGCCGCCCTTGGAGGGGGCCTTCGTCGTGAATCTGGGGGAGCTGTTGGAGGTGGCGACCAATGGGTATCTCGTCGCCACCAATCACCGCGTCGTCTCCCCGCCCGGCGCCACCGAGCGGTTCTCCGTGCCGTTCTTCTACAACCCGCGGCTGGACGCGCGCGTGGAGCCGCTGCCCTTCCCGCATGCCTCCACCGCGCCGGGTGTCACCGACGACCCGTCGAACCCGCTCTTCGCCGAGTACGGCTACAACGAGCTCAAGGGCAAGCTGCGGGCGCATCCGCTGGTGGCGGAGCGCCACCACGGTGACTTGCTGACTCCGGCCTGA
- a CDS encoding TetR/AcrR family transcriptional regulator — MGAVSTVGDRMDRSPGERTPKQDRSRATRQRLLEAAVACLAEHGWAGSTVSVVAERAGVSRGAAQHHFPTREDLFTAAVEYVAEERSGALRDLFPQGAAGDRRAVVSALVDLYTGPLFRAALHLWVAASNEEQLRPQVTELEARVGRETHRIAVDLLDADESRPGVRETVQGLLDMARGLGLANLLTDDKGRREKVVAQWTALVETALRD; from the coding sequence ATGGGCGCTGTGAGCACGGTCGGCGACCGTATGGACCGTTCCCCTGGCGAACGCACCCCCAAGCAGGACCGCAGCCGGGCCACCCGGCAGCGGCTCCTCGAAGCCGCCGTGGCCTGCCTCGCCGAACACGGCTGGGCGGGCTCCACGGTCTCCGTCGTCGCCGAACGCGCGGGCGTCTCCCGAGGCGCCGCCCAACACCACTTCCCGACCCGCGAGGACCTCTTCACGGCGGCGGTGGAGTACGTCGCCGAGGAACGCTCCGGAGCGCTCCGCGACCTGTTCCCGCAAGGCGCGGCCGGCGACCGCCGAGCCGTCGTCTCGGCCCTGGTCGACCTCTACACCGGCCCCCTCTTCCGGGCCGCCCTCCACCTGTGGGTCGCCGCCTCCAACGAGGAGCAACTGCGTCCCCAGGTGACGGAGTTGGAGGCCCGGGTCGGCCGTGAGACCCACCGCATCGCGGTGGACCTGCTGGACGCGGACGAGTCGAGGCCGGGCGTACGGGAGACGGTCCAGGGCTTGCTGGACATGGCCCGCGGCCTGGGCCTGGCCAACCTGCTCACGGACGACAAGGGACGCCGGGAGAAGGTGGTCGCGCAATGGACGGCCCTGGTGGAGACGGCGCTCAGGGACTGA
- a CDS encoding enoyl-CoA hydratase family protein translates to MTLIDRTRARGVETLTLDSPHNRNALSAALVGELADALTDCGKDGDVRAVVLTHTGNTFSAGADLKDPPHPDALVGLLRQIVAVPKPVLARVTGHVRAGGLGLLAACDIGAASTGATFAFTEVRIGVAPAVISLPLLPRTDPRALARYYLTGERFDAAEAARIGLLTTTGDDVDAVLEPILEGLRKAAPEALAETKRLLTVRVLEAFDRDAADLTALSARLFASAQAREGMTAFLERRDPTWAL, encoded by the coding sequence ATGACCCTGATCGACCGCACCCGCGCGCGGGGCGTCGAGACCCTCACCCTCGACTCCCCGCACAACCGCAACGCCCTGTCGGCCGCGCTGGTGGGCGAGTTGGCGGACGCGCTGACCGACTGCGGCAAGGACGGCGACGTACGCGCCGTCGTCCTCACCCACACCGGCAACACCTTCAGCGCCGGCGCCGACCTCAAGGACCCGCCCCACCCGGACGCGCTGGTGGGCCTGCTCCGCCAGATCGTCGCCGTACCGAAACCCGTCCTCGCCCGCGTCACCGGCCACGTCCGCGCGGGCGGCCTCGGCCTGCTCGCCGCCTGCGACATCGGAGCGGCGTCCACCGGAGCGACCTTCGCCTTCACGGAGGTACGGATCGGGGTCGCCCCCGCCGTCATCTCCCTCCCGCTCCTCCCGCGCACCGACCCGCGCGCCCTCGCCCGCTACTACCTCACCGGCGAACGCTTCGACGCCGCCGAGGCCGCCCGCATCGGCCTGCTCACGACGACGGGCGACGACGTGGACGCCGTACTCGAACCGATCCTGGAAGGACTGCGCAAAGCCGCCCCCGAGGCCCTGGCTGAGACGAAACGGCTGCTCACGGTTAGGGTGCTGGAAGCCTTCGACCGGGACGCGGCCGACCTCACCGCGCTCTCGGCCCGCCTGTTCGCCTCCGCGCAGGCCCGCGAAGGCATGACGGCCTTTCTAGAACGACGGGACCCCACATGGGCGCTGTGA